A single genomic interval of Novosphingobium ginsenosidimutans harbors:
- a CDS encoding DUF3617 domain-containing protein: MRRIALALATILPLAACGQEPAQQAPDQAAAKAAAKAPQPEPGQYRVTMKVSNIAFPGMSGAMAEKAKTMFGGTGHTSEFCLTPADAQKGQEEFYKRTAEGDCKYEKFSATDGSIDAVMVCQTGKGMTARTEMKGTFSSVRSDITLKTQSQVPGAPGGGMTMDAQIISERIGDCT; this comes from the coding sequence ATGCGCCGAATCGCTCTGGCACTTGCCACCATCCTGCCACTTGCGGCCTGCGGGCAGGAGCCTGCCCAGCAAGCGCCTGACCAGGCTGCGGCCAAAGCTGCCGCGAAGGCACCGCAGCCCGAGCCTGGGCAATACCGCGTGACGATGAAGGTCAGCAACATCGCCTTTCCCGGGATGAGCGGCGCGATGGCCGAAAAGGCGAAGACGATGTTTGGCGGCACCGGCCATACCAGCGAGTTCTGCCTGACCCCGGCCGATGCGCAGAAGGGGCAGGAGGAATTCTACAAACGCACCGCCGAGGGTGACTGCAAGTATGAGAAGTTCAGCGCCACGGACGGATCGATCGACGCCGTGATGGTGTGCCAGACCGGCAAGGGCATGACCGCGCGGACCGAGATGAAGGGGACCTTCAGTTCGGTCCGGTCCGATATCACCCTCAAGACCCAAAGCCAGGTGCCGGGCGCGCCGGGCGGCGGCATGACCATGGACGCCCAGATCATTTCCGAACGCATTGGAGACTGTACTTGA
- a CDS encoding dimethylarginine dimethylaminohydrolase family protein codes for MSHPFRFDRAISRRPGASVVKGLRAGGGPDPSLEGVLAEHAAYVAALEAAGLAVTLLDPLEDFPDAIFVEDPALVFPDCAVLLNPGTESRAGEGAYLRPALAAMFDTVLDLPEGHADGGDVLAMDGAVYIGLSARTDRQGAEALARLLEGTGRKAVVAETPPSVLHLKTASSIVDEETILATRELAASGVYAGYRVLEIPAGEEAGANVLRVNDTILAGSRFPRILDLLDGHGAKVVTLENSEIEKIDAGFTCMSLRWFGG; via the coding sequence TTGAGCCACCCCTTCCGTTTCGACCGCGCCATTTCCCGCCGCCCCGGTGCTTCGGTGGTGAAGGGCCTGCGCGCCGGGGGTGGCCCCGATCCCTCACTGGAAGGCGTGCTGGCTGAACACGCCGCCTATGTCGCCGCGCTTGAGGCGGCCGGGCTGGCGGTGACTCTGCTTGATCCGCTGGAAGACTTTCCCGATGCGATCTTTGTCGAGGATCCCGCACTGGTCTTCCCCGACTGCGCGGTGCTGCTCAACCCCGGCACGGAAAGCCGCGCGGGTGAGGGTGCCTACCTGCGTCCGGCGCTGGCGGCGATGTTCGATACCGTGCTCGACCTCCCCGAAGGCCACGCCGACGGCGGCGATGTGCTGGCGATGGACGGCGCGGTCTATATCGGCCTCTCCGCCCGCACCGATCGCCAGGGGGCCGAGGCGCTGGCCCGGCTGCTGGAAGGGACCGGACGCAAGGCCGTGGTGGCGGAAACGCCGCCCTCCGTGCTCCACCTTAAAACCGCCAGCTCAATCGTGGACGAAGAAACGATCCTCGCCACCCGCGAACTCGCCGCCAGCGGCGTCTATGCCGGCTACCGCGTGCTGGAGATCCCGGCGGGCGAGGAAGCCGGCGCCAACGTGCTGCGCGTCAACGACACGATCCTGGCGGGCAGCCGCTTCCCGCGCATCCTGGACCTGCTGGACGGGCATGGGGCCAAGGTCGTTACCCTGGAGAACAGCGAGATCGAGAAGATCGACGCCGGGTTTACCTGTATGTCGTTGCGGTGGTTCGGGGGGTAG